In the Quercus lobata isolate SW786 chromosome 5, ValleyOak3.0 Primary Assembly, whole genome shotgun sequence genome, one interval contains:
- the LOC115993114 gene encoding equilibrative nucleotide transporter 3-like, with product MVVCWILGLGCLVSWNSLLTIGDYYYNLFPRYHPSRVLTLVYQPFAFATTAVLTYKEAKINTRWWNLIGYTLFFASTLSLLVLDLATSGKGGVGPYIGICVIVCFIGVASANVQGGMVGELSFMLPELVQSFLAGWAAAGTLTSVLRLLTKAAFEKSDNGLRKGALLFLAISTFITFLCFILYASYFPSLPIVVYYRSRVASEGSKTVSSDLAAAGIQVEANQEVEGNATPQQRLSIKQLFFQNIDYALDLFLIYAMTLSIFPGFIFENTGAHQLGSWYPLVLITMFNVWDFLARYIPLVQCLKIESRKGLMIAVLSRFLLIPAYYFTAKYGDQGWMIILTSFLGISNGYLTVCVLTIAPKGYKGPEQNALGNMLVLCLLNGIFAGVSLDWLWLIGHGHF from the exons ATGGTGGTTTGCTGGATTCTTGGACTGGGGTGCCTTGTCTCTTGGAACAGTTTGCTGACTATAGGAGATTACTACTATAACTTGTTTCCG CGATACCACCCTTCAAGGGTACTTACCCTTGTTTATCAACCATTTGCATTTGCAACAACAGCAGTACTAACTTACAAAGAGGCAAAGATCAATACTAGATGGTGGAACTTAATAGGATACACTCTCTTCTTTGCAAGTACATTGTCACTCCTAGTT TTGGACTTAGCCACATCTGGGAAAGGAGGAGTTGGCCCTTATATTGGAATATGTGtaattgtttgttttattgGAGTTGCATCTGCCAATGTTCAAGGTGGAATGGTGGGTGAATTATCTTTCATGCTCCCTGAACTCGTCCAG TCCTTTCTTGCTGGTTGGGCTGCAGCAGGGACTCTAACTTCTGTTTTGAGGCTACTCACAAAAGCAGCATTTGAGAAATCTGATAATGGTCTTCGCAAAGGGGCTT TGTTATTCCTAGCAATCTCAACGTTCATCACGTTTCTCTGTTTTATTCTCTATGCCTCATACTTCCCTAGCTTGCCAATAGTGGTGTACTACCGCTCAAGGGTAGCTTCAGAAGGATCAAAAACAGTATCATCCGACCTTGCTGCTGCTGGAATCCAAGTGGAAGCAAACCAAGAA gTTGAAGGGAATGCCACACCCCAACAACGATTGAGCATTAAACAACTTTTCTTTCAGAACATTGATTATGCATTGGACCTGTTCCTGATCTATGCAATGACATTGTCAATTTTCCCTGGATTCATATTTGAAAATACAGGAGCACACCAATTGGGCTCATG GTACCCACTTGTTCTGATCACCATGTTCAATGTCTGGGATTTCTTAGCAAGATACATTCCACTTGTGCAATGCCTGAAGATAGAATCTAGAAAGGGTCTTATGATTGCAGTTCTTTCTCGCTTCTTACTCATCCCAGCATACTACTTCACAGCAAAATATGGTGACCAAGGATGGATGATCATTCTCACATCCTTCCTGGGAATATCCAATGGTTACCTCACTGTCTGCGTCCTCACAATAGCACCTAAAGGTTACAAG GGACCTGAGCAAAATGCCTTGGGTAATATGCTCGTGTTGTGTCTTTTAAACGGTATATTTGCAGGTGTTTCTCTTGATTGGTTGTGGCTAATAGGTCATGGCCACTTTTAA